From the Osmerus eperlanus chromosome 21, fOsmEpe2.1, whole genome shotgun sequence genome, one window contains:
- the LOC134007160 gene encoding calphotin-like isoform X1, with protein sequence MAASFLHTGRRSCLQGLQVAMWSRLGPHAALSSTPADSRTRRTHIKKAKPQPAVDIAKLLQSLRSAKTIKATDTAPSGAAAAGSHSGPPSPDPHPDPHPDPHPDFVPVPDLHPSNPDKDLRAEPVEDLSPLRAEPVEDLSPLRAEPVEDLSPLRAEPVEDLSPLRAEPVEDISPLRAEPVEYISPLRAEPVEDISPLRAEPVEDLSPLRAEPVEDISPLRAEPVEDLSPLRAEPVEDLSPLRAEPVEDISPLRAEPVEYISPLRAEPVEDISPLRAEPVENLSPLRAEPVEDLSPLRAEPVEDISPLRAEPVEYISPLRAEPVEDISPLRAEPVEDLSPLRAEPVEDSITATPAAPVTPELPSDTTIATPAAVEGEVAPAAETESATTSAFAPGDALSPLKETTVAPVTEEEVTVLTFTPELSSEQDLVDLEVTLKVAPVVVTTVPVEAEVTPVEVTTAPVELEIAPIAVITAPVEAAVAPVEVTIPHVGVNVAPVEVEVLPVEVTTAPVQTDIAPTAPTAPLALEMIVAPVKYTTSPVAAEVSPVEIAIASVEAEVAPVEVTIAPVEAEVALVEMEVAPVEVTIASVEAEVAPVEVTIASVEAEVAPVEVTITPVEAEVALVEVTIAPVKAEVARVEVTIAPVEAEVALVEVEVAPVEVTIPHVGVNVAPVEVEVLPVEVTTAPVQTDIAPTAPTAPLALEMIVAPVKYTTAPVAAEVSPVEITIASVEAEVAPVEVTIAPVEAEVALVEMEVAPVEVTIASVEAEVAPVEVTITPVEAEVALVEVTIAPVKAEVARVEVTIAPVEAEVALVEVEVVPVYVTIPHVGANVAPVEVEVLPIEVTTAPVQTEVAPVEVTAAPIAAEVAPVEITIAPVDAEVALVEVEVAPVKVTIAPVEAEVAPVEVTIAPVEAEVAPVEVTTAPIAVEVAPVEITIVPVDAEVALVEVEVAPVDVTIAPVEAKVALVEVEVAPVEVTIAPVDAEDAPIDITTTPVEVEVAPVEYTTAPEEPIATPPVERISTTTDSPVEVISGAPVTSAIGQDLAVEAAIGQQMAAEAVTELEPAAKIAIGQLQAADSALGQQLEETEVAIGQELEETQVAIGQELEETQVATGQELASDVAIEPELAGVAAIGQVAPVPETVDPEDSVMLGPCDGEPGDSGDQDTAEDGLDPVQKIFLDKIREYSTRSQACGGLVEAGIEYEKALSEERVKLQRLFGGGDLSQFPEFSFPDPPLDEVSPK encoded by the exons ATGGCGGCGTCCTTCCTCCATACAGGACGTCGCAGCTGTCTGCAG GGTCTGCAGGTGGCGATGTGGAGCAGACTGGGTCCTCACGCAGCACTCAGCTCCACTCCTGCAGACAGCAGGACCAGGAGGACACACATTA AGAAGGCCAAACCTCAGCCTGCTGTTGACATCGCCAAGCTGCTGCAGAGTCTGCGTTCTGCCAAGACAATCAAAGCTACAGACACTGCCCCCTCTGGGGCCGCTGCGGCTGGGAGTCACTCAGGGCCTCCttcccctgacccccaccctgacccccaccctgacccccaccctgacTTTGTCCCGGTCCCTGATCTGCACCCTTCAAACCCAGACAAAGACCTCAGGGCAGAGCCTGTAGAAGATCTTTCTCCCCTTAGGGCAGAGCCTGTAGAAGATCTTTCTCCCCTTAGAGCAGAGCCTGTAGAAGATCTTTCTCCCCTTAGGGCAGAGCCTGTAGAAGATCTTTCTCCCCTTAGAGCAGAGCCTGTAGAAGACATTTCTCCCCTTAGAGCAGAGCCTGTAGAATATATTTCTCCCCTTAGAGCAGAGCCTGTAGAAGATATTTCTCCCCTTAGAGCAGAGCCTGTAGAAGATCTTTCTCCCCTTAGGGCAGAGCCTGTAGAAGACATTTCTCCCCTTAGAGCAGAGCCTGTAGAAGATCTTTCTCCCCTTAGGGCAGAGCCTGTAGAAGATCTTTCTCCCCTTAGAGCAGAGCCTGTAGAAGACATTTCTCCCCTTAGAGCAGAGCCTGTAGAATATATTTCTCCCCTTAGAGCAGAGCCTGTAGAAGATATTTCTCCCCTTAGAGCAGAGCCTGTAGAAAATCTTTCTCCCCTTAGGGCAGAGCCTGTAGAAGATCTTTCTCCCCTTAGAGCAGAGCCTGTAGAAGACATTTCTCCCCTTAGAGCAGAGCCTGTAGAATATATTTCTCCCCTTAGAGCAGAGCCTGTAGAAGATATTTCTCCCCTTAGGGCAGAGCCTGTAGAAGATCTTTCTCCCCTTAGGGCGGAGCCTGTAGAAGATTCTATTACAGCTACACCAGCTGCCCCAGTTACCCCTGAACTGCCCTCTGACACAACCATAGCTACACCAGCTGCAGTTGAAGGAGAAGTTGCACCTGCAGCTGAGACAGAATCTGCCACAACGTCTGCATTTGCCCCAGGAGACGCCCTATCTCCCTTGAAGGAAACTACAGTTGCCCCTGTAACAGAGGAGGAGGTAACCGTTTTAACTTTCACCCCAGAACTTTCCTCAGAACAAGATCTTGTTGACCTGGAAGTAACCCTGAAAGTTGCCCCAGTAGTAGTCACAACTGTCCCAGTAGAAGCTGAAGTTACCCCAGTAGAGGTCACAactgccccagtagagttggaAATTGCCCCTATAGCGGTCATAACTGCCCCTGTAGAAGCTGCAGTTGCCCCAGTAGAGGTCACAATTCCCCATGTAGGAGTTAATGTTGCCCCAGTAGAGGTGGAAGTTCTCCCAGTTGAGGTCACTACCGCTCCTGTACAGACTGATATTGCCCCAACAGCACCCACAGCTCCACTTGCATTAGAAATGATTGTTGCCCCAGTAAAATACACAACTTCCCCTGTAGCAGCTGAAGTTTCCCCTGTAGAGATCGCAATTGCCTCTGTAGAAGCTGAAGTTGCCCCTGTAGAGGTCACAATTGCCCCAGTAGAAGCTGAAGTTGCCCTGGTAGAGATGGAAGTTGCCCCAGTAGAGGTCACAATTGCCTCTGTAGAAGCTGAAGTTGCCCCAGTAGAGGTCACAATTGCCTCTGTAGAAGCTGAAGTTGCCCCAGTAGAGGTCACAATTACCCCAGTAGAAGCTGAAGTTGCCCTGGTAGAGGTCACAATTGCCCCAGTAAAAGCCGAAGTTGCCCGTGTAGAGGTCACAATTGCCCCAGTAGAAGCTGAAGTTGCCCTGGTAGAGGTGGAAGTTGCCCCAGTAGAGGTCACAATTCCCCATGTAGGAGTTAATGTTGCCCCAGTAGAGGTGGAAGTTCTCCCAGTTGAGGTCACTACCGCTCCTGTACAGACTGATATTGCCCCAACAGCACCCACAGCTCCACTTGCTTTAGAAATGATTGTTGCCCCAGTAAAATACACAACTGCCCCTGTAGCAGCTGAAGTTTCCCCTGTAGAGATCACAATTGCCTCTGTAGAAGCTGAAGTTGCCCCTGTAGAGGTCACAATTGCCCCAGTAGAAGCTGAAGTTGCCCTGGTAGAGATGGAAGTTGCCCCAGTAGAGGTCACAATTGCCTCTGTAGAAGCTGAAGTTGCCCCAGTAGAGGTCACAATTACCCCAGTAGAAGCTGAAGTTGCCCTGGTAGAGGTCACAATTGCCCCAGTAAAAGCCGAAGTTGCCCGTGTAGAGGTCACAATTGCCCCAGTAGAAGCTGAAGTTGCCCTGGTAGAGGTGGAAGTTGTCCCAGTATATGTCACAATTCCCCATGTAGGAGCTAATGTTGCCCCAGTAGAGGTGGAAGTTCTCCCAATTGAGGTCACTACCGCTCCTGTACAGACTGAAGTTGCCCCAGTAGAGGTCACAGCTGCCCCTATAGCAGCTGAAGTTGCACCAGTAGAGATCACAATTGCCCCAGTAGATGCTGAAGTTGCCCTGGTAGAGGTTGAAGTTGCCCCAGTAAAGGTCACAATTGCCCCAGTAGAAGCTGAAGTTGCCCCTGTAGAGGTCACAATTGCCCCAGTAGAAGCTGAAGTTGCCCCAGTAGAGGTCACAACTGCCCCTATAGCAGTTGAAGTTGCACCAGTAGAGATCACAATTGTCCCCGTAGATGCTGAAGTTGCCCTGGTAGAGGTGGAAGTTGCCCCAGTAGATGTCACAATTGCCCCAGTAGAAGCTAAAGTTGCCCTGGTAGAGGTGGAAGTTGCCCCAGTAGAGGTCACAATTGCCCCAGTAGATGCTGAAGATGCTCCAATAGACATCACAACTACCCCTGTAGAAGTGGAAGTTGCCCCAGTAGAGTACACAACTGCCCCAGAAGAGCCTATAGCCACCCCTCCTGTAGAGAGAATTTCCACAACAACAGACTCACCTGTAGAGGTCATCAGTGGAGCACCAGTCACCTCTGCTATTGGACAGGACCTGGCAGTTGAGGCTGCTATTGGCCAGCAGATGGCAGCTGAGGCTGTTACTGAGCTAGAGCCTGCAGCTAAAATTGCCATTGGCCAACTGCAGGCAGCTGATAGTGCTCTTGGCCAACAGTTGGAAGAAACTGAGGTTGCTATTGGCCAGGAGCTAGAAGAAACACAGGTTGCTATTGGCCAGGAGCTAGAAGAAACACAGGTTGCTACTGGCCAGGAGCTGGCATCGGATGTTGCTATTGAGCCTGAGCTGGCAGGTGTGGCTGCTATCGGCCAGGTGGCCCCAGTTCCAGAGACAGTAGACCCTGAAGACTCTGTGATGCTGGGACCATGTGATGGAGAACCAGGGGACTCTGGAGACCAAGACACTGctgagg ACGGTCTGGACCCGGTTCAGAAGATCTTCCTGGACAAGATCAGAGAGTACTCCACCAGGAGCCA AGCTTGTGGGGGTCTGGTGGAGGCAGGGATAGAGTATGAGAAAGCCCtgtcagaggagagagtgaagctCCAGCGTCTGTTTGGGGGAGGAGACCTCAGCCAGTTCCCAGAGTTCTCCTTCCcag ATCCCCCTCTAGATGAGGTGTCCCCTAAATAA
- the LOC134007160 gene encoding calphotin-like isoform X2, with protein sequence MAASFLHTGRRSCLQGLQVAMWSRLGPHAALSSTPADSRTRRTHIKKAKPQPAVDIAKLLQSLRSAKTIKATDTAPSGAAAAGSHSGPPSPDPHPDPHPDPHPDFVPVPDLHPSNPDKDLRAEPVEDLSPLRAEPVEDLSPLRAEPVEDLSPLRAEPVEDLSPLRAEPVEDISPLRAEPVEYISPLRAEPVEDISPLRAEPVEDLSPLRAEPVEDISPLRAEPVEDLSPLRAEPVEDLSPLRAEPVEDISPLRAEPVEYISPLRAEPVEDISPLRAEPVENLSPLRAEPVEDLSPLRAEPVEDISPLRAEPVEYISPLRAEPVEDISPLRAEPVEDLSPLRAEPVEDSITATPAAPVTPELPSDTTIATPAAVEGEVAPAAETESATTSAFAPGDALSPLKETTVAPVTEEEVTVLTFTPELSSEQDLVDLEVTLKVAPVVVTTVPVEAEVTPVEVTTAPVELEIAPIAVITAPVEAAVAPVEVTIPHVGVNVAPVEVEVLPVEVTTAPVQTDIAPTAPTAPLALEMIVAPVKYTTSPVAAEVSPVEIAIASVEAEVAPVEVTIAPVEAEVALVEMEVAPVEVTIASVEAEVAPVEVTIASVEAEVAPVEVTITPVEAEVALVEVTIAPVKAEVARVEVTIAPVEAEVALVEVEVAPVEVTIPHVGVNVAPVEVEVLPVEVTTAPVQTDIAPTAPTAPLALEMIVAPVKYTTAPVAAEVSPVEITIASVEAEVAPVEVTIAPVEAEVALVEMEVAPVEVTIASVEAEVAPVEVTITPVEAEVALVEVTIAPVKAEVARVEVTIAPVEAEVALVEVEVVPVYVTIPHVGANVAPVEVEVLPIEVTTAPVQTEVAPVEVTAAPIAAEVAPVEITIAPVDAEVALVEVEVAPVKVTIAPVEAEVAPVEVTIAPVEAEVAPVEVTTAPIAVEVAPVEITIVPVDAEVALVEVEVAPVDVTIAPVEAKVALVEVEVAPVEVTIAPVDAEDAPIDITTTPVEVEVAPVEYTTAPEEPIATPPVERISTTTDSPVEVISGAPVTSAIGQDLAVEAAIGQQMAAEAVTELEPAAKIAIGQLQAADSALGQQLEETEVAIGQELEETQVATGQELASDVAIEPELAGVAAIGQVAPVPETVDPEDSVMLGPCDGEPGDSGDQDTAEDGLDPVQKIFLDKIREYSTRSQACGGLVEAGIEYEKALSEERVKLQRLFGGGDLSQFPEFSFPDPPLDEVSPK encoded by the exons ATGGCGGCGTCCTTCCTCCATACAGGACGTCGCAGCTGTCTGCAG GGTCTGCAGGTGGCGATGTGGAGCAGACTGGGTCCTCACGCAGCACTCAGCTCCACTCCTGCAGACAGCAGGACCAGGAGGACACACATTA AGAAGGCCAAACCTCAGCCTGCTGTTGACATCGCCAAGCTGCTGCAGAGTCTGCGTTCTGCCAAGACAATCAAAGCTACAGACACTGCCCCCTCTGGGGCCGCTGCGGCTGGGAGTCACTCAGGGCCTCCttcccctgacccccaccctgacccccaccctgacccccaccctgacTTTGTCCCGGTCCCTGATCTGCACCCTTCAAACCCAGACAAAGACCTCAGGGCAGAGCCTGTAGAAGATCTTTCTCCCCTTAGGGCAGAGCCTGTAGAAGATCTTTCTCCCCTTAGAGCAGAGCCTGTAGAAGATCTTTCTCCCCTTAGGGCAGAGCCTGTAGAAGATCTTTCTCCCCTTAGAGCAGAGCCTGTAGAAGACATTTCTCCCCTTAGAGCAGAGCCTGTAGAATATATTTCTCCCCTTAGAGCAGAGCCTGTAGAAGATATTTCTCCCCTTAGAGCAGAGCCTGTAGAAGATCTTTCTCCCCTTAGGGCAGAGCCTGTAGAAGACATTTCTCCCCTTAGAGCAGAGCCTGTAGAAGATCTTTCTCCCCTTAGGGCAGAGCCTGTAGAAGATCTTTCTCCCCTTAGAGCAGAGCCTGTAGAAGACATTTCTCCCCTTAGAGCAGAGCCTGTAGAATATATTTCTCCCCTTAGAGCAGAGCCTGTAGAAGATATTTCTCCCCTTAGAGCAGAGCCTGTAGAAAATCTTTCTCCCCTTAGGGCAGAGCCTGTAGAAGATCTTTCTCCCCTTAGAGCAGAGCCTGTAGAAGACATTTCTCCCCTTAGAGCAGAGCCTGTAGAATATATTTCTCCCCTTAGAGCAGAGCCTGTAGAAGATATTTCTCCCCTTAGGGCAGAGCCTGTAGAAGATCTTTCTCCCCTTAGGGCGGAGCCTGTAGAAGATTCTATTACAGCTACACCAGCTGCCCCAGTTACCCCTGAACTGCCCTCTGACACAACCATAGCTACACCAGCTGCAGTTGAAGGAGAAGTTGCACCTGCAGCTGAGACAGAATCTGCCACAACGTCTGCATTTGCCCCAGGAGACGCCCTATCTCCCTTGAAGGAAACTACAGTTGCCCCTGTAACAGAGGAGGAGGTAACCGTTTTAACTTTCACCCCAGAACTTTCCTCAGAACAAGATCTTGTTGACCTGGAAGTAACCCTGAAAGTTGCCCCAGTAGTAGTCACAACTGTCCCAGTAGAAGCTGAAGTTACCCCAGTAGAGGTCACAactgccccagtagagttggaAATTGCCCCTATAGCGGTCATAACTGCCCCTGTAGAAGCTGCAGTTGCCCCAGTAGAGGTCACAATTCCCCATGTAGGAGTTAATGTTGCCCCAGTAGAGGTGGAAGTTCTCCCAGTTGAGGTCACTACCGCTCCTGTACAGACTGATATTGCCCCAACAGCACCCACAGCTCCACTTGCATTAGAAATGATTGTTGCCCCAGTAAAATACACAACTTCCCCTGTAGCAGCTGAAGTTTCCCCTGTAGAGATCGCAATTGCCTCTGTAGAAGCTGAAGTTGCCCCTGTAGAGGTCACAATTGCCCCAGTAGAAGCTGAAGTTGCCCTGGTAGAGATGGAAGTTGCCCCAGTAGAGGTCACAATTGCCTCTGTAGAAGCTGAAGTTGCCCCAGTAGAGGTCACAATTGCCTCTGTAGAAGCTGAAGTTGCCCCAGTAGAGGTCACAATTACCCCAGTAGAAGCTGAAGTTGCCCTGGTAGAGGTCACAATTGCCCCAGTAAAAGCCGAAGTTGCCCGTGTAGAGGTCACAATTGCCCCAGTAGAAGCTGAAGTTGCCCTGGTAGAGGTGGAAGTTGCCCCAGTAGAGGTCACAATTCCCCATGTAGGAGTTAATGTTGCCCCAGTAGAGGTGGAAGTTCTCCCAGTTGAGGTCACTACCGCTCCTGTACAGACTGATATTGCCCCAACAGCACCCACAGCTCCACTTGCTTTAGAAATGATTGTTGCCCCAGTAAAATACACAACTGCCCCTGTAGCAGCTGAAGTTTCCCCTGTAGAGATCACAATTGCCTCTGTAGAAGCTGAAGTTGCCCCTGTAGAGGTCACAATTGCCCCAGTAGAAGCTGAAGTTGCCCTGGTAGAGATGGAAGTTGCCCCAGTAGAGGTCACAATTGCCTCTGTAGAAGCTGAAGTTGCCCCAGTAGAGGTCACAATTACCCCAGTAGAAGCTGAAGTTGCCCTGGTAGAGGTCACAATTGCCCCAGTAAAAGCCGAAGTTGCCCGTGTAGAGGTCACAATTGCCCCAGTAGAAGCTGAAGTTGCCCTGGTAGAGGTGGAAGTTGTCCCAGTATATGTCACAATTCCCCATGTAGGAGCTAATGTTGCCCCAGTAGAGGTGGAAGTTCTCCCAATTGAGGTCACTACCGCTCCTGTACAGACTGAAGTTGCCCCAGTAGAGGTCACAGCTGCCCCTATAGCAGCTGAAGTTGCACCAGTAGAGATCACAATTGCCCCAGTAGATGCTGAAGTTGCCCTGGTAGAGGTTGAAGTTGCCCCAGTAAAGGTCACAATTGCCCCAGTAGAAGCTGAAGTTGCCCCTGTAGAGGTCACAATTGCCCCAGTAGAAGCTGAAGTTGCCCCAGTAGAGGTCACAACTGCCCCTATAGCAGTTGAAGTTGCACCAGTAGAGATCACAATTGTCCCCGTAGATGCTGAAGTTGCCCTGGTAGAGGTGGAAGTTGCCCCAGTAGATGTCACAATTGCCCCAGTAGAAGCTAAAGTTGCCCTGGTAGAGGTGGAAGTTGCCCCAGTAGAGGTCACAATTGCCCCAGTAGATGCTGAAGATGCTCCAATAGACATCACAACTACCCCTGTAGAAGTGGAAGTTGCCCCAGTAGAGTACACAACTGCCCCAGAAGAGCCTATAGCCACCCCTCCTGTAGAGAGAATTTCCACAACAACAGACTCACCTGTAGAGGTCATCAGTGGAGCACCAGTCACCTCTGCTATTGGACAGGACCTGGCAGTTGAGGCTGCTATTGGCCAGCAGATGGCAGCTGAGGCTGTTACTGAGCTAGAGCCTGCAGCTAAAATTGCCATTGGCCAACTGCAGGCAGCTGATAGTGCTCTTGGCCAACAGTTGGAAGAAACTGAG GTTGCTATTGGCCAGGAGCTAGAAGAAACACAGGTTGCTACTGGCCAGGAGCTGGCATCGGATGTTGCTATTGAGCCTGAGCTGGCAGGTGTGGCTGCTATCGGCCAGGTGGCCCCAGTTCCAGAGACAGTAGACCCTGAAGACTCTGTGATGCTGGGACCATGTGATGGAGAACCAGGGGACTCTGGAGACCAAGACACTGctgagg ACGGTCTGGACCCGGTTCAGAAGATCTTCCTGGACAAGATCAGAGAGTACTCCACCAGGAGCCA AGCTTGTGGGGGTCTGGTGGAGGCAGGGATAGAGTATGAGAAAGCCCtgtcagaggagagagtgaagctCCAGCGTCTGTTTGGGGGAGGAGACCTCAGCCAGTTCCCAGAGTTCTCCTTCCcag ATCCCCCTCTAGATGAGGTGTCCCCTAAATAA
- the LOC134007160 gene encoding calphotin-like isoform X3 encodes MAASFLHTGRRSCLQGLQVAMWSRLGPHAALSSTPADSRTRRTHIKKAKPQPAVDIAKLLQSLRSAKTIKATDTAPSGAAAAGSHSGPPSPDPHPDPHPDPHPDFVPVPDLHPSNPDKDLRAEPVEDLSPLRAEPVEDLSPLRAEPVEDLSPLRAEPVEDLSPLRAEPVEDISPLRAEPVEYISPLRAEPVEDISPLRAEPVEDLSPLRAEPVEDISPLRAEPVEDLSPLRAEPVEDLSPLRAEPVEDISPLRAEPVEYISPLRAEPVEDISPLRAEPVENLSPLRAEPVEDLSPLRAEPVEDISPLRAEPVEYISPLRAEPVEDISPLRAEPVEDLSPLRAEPVEDSITATPAAPVTPELPSDTTIATPAAVEGEVAPAAETESATTSAFAPGDALSPLKETTVAPVTEEEVTVLTFTPELSSEQDLVDLEVTLKVAPVVVTTVPVEAEVTPVEVTTAPVELEIAPIAVITAPVEAAVAPVEVTIPHVGVNVAPVEVEVLPVEVTTAPVQTDIAPTAPTAPLALEMIVAPVKYTTSPVAAEVSPVEIAIASVEAEVAPVEVTIAPVEAEVALVEMEVAPVEVTIASVEAEVAPVEVTIASVEAEVAPVEVTITPVEAEVALVEVTIAPVKAEVARVEVTIAPVEAEVALVEVEVAPVEVTIPHVGVNVAPVEVEVLPVEVTTAPVQTDIAPTAPTAPLALEMIVAPVKYTTAPVAAEVSPVEITIASVEAEVAPVEVTIAPVEAEVALVEMEVAPVEVTIASVEAEVAPVEVTITPVEAEVALVEVTIAPVKAEVARVEVTIAPVEAEVALVEVEVVPVYVTIPHVGANVAPVEVEVLPIEVTTAPVQTEVAPVEVTAAPIAAEVAPVEITIAPVDAEVALVEVEVAPVKVTIAPVEAEVAPVEVTIAPVEVAPVDVTIAPVEAKVALVEVEVAPVEVTIAPVDAEDAPIDITTTPVEVEVAPVEYTTAPEEPIATPPVERISTTTDSPVEVISGAPVTSAIGQDLAVEAAIGQQMAAEAVTELEPAAKIAIGQLQAADSALGQQLEETEVAIGQELEETQVAIGQELEETQVATGQELASDVAIEPELAGVAAIGQVAPVPETVDPEDSVMLGPCDGEPGDSGDQDTAEDGLDPVQKIFLDKIREYSTRSQACGGLVEAGIEYEKALSEERVKLQRLFGGGDLSQFPEFSFPDPPLDEVSPK; translated from the exons ATGGCGGCGTCCTTCCTCCATACAGGACGTCGCAGCTGTCTGCAG GGTCTGCAGGTGGCGATGTGGAGCAGACTGGGTCCTCACGCAGCACTCAGCTCCACTCCTGCAGACAGCAGGACCAGGAGGACACACATTA AGAAGGCCAAACCTCAGCCTGCTGTTGACATCGCCAAGCTGCTGCAGAGTCTGCGTTCTGCCAAGACAATCAAAGCTACAGACACTGCCCCCTCTGGGGCCGCTGCGGCTGGGAGTCACTCAGGGCCTCCttcccctgacccccaccctgacccccaccctgacccccaccctgacTTTGTCCCGGTCCCTGATCTGCACCCTTCAAACCCAGACAAAGACCTCAGGGCAGAGCCTGTAGAAGATCTTTCTCCCCTTAGGGCAGAGCCTGTAGAAGATCTTTCTCCCCTTAGAGCAGAGCCTGTAGAAGATCTTTCTCCCCTTAGGGCAGAGCCTGTAGAAGATCTTTCTCCCCTTAGAGCAGAGCCTGTAGAAGACATTTCTCCCCTTAGAGCAGAGCCTGTAGAATATATTTCTCCCCTTAGAGCAGAGCCTGTAGAAGATATTTCTCCCCTTAGAGCAGAGCCTGTAGAAGATCTTTCTCCCCTTAGGGCAGAGCCTGTAGAAGACATTTCTCCCCTTAGAGCAGAGCCTGTAGAAGATCTTTCTCCCCTTAGGGCAGAGCCTGTAGAAGATCTTTCTCCCCTTAGAGCAGAGCCTGTAGAAGACATTTCTCCCCTTAGAGCAGAGCCTGTAGAATATATTTCTCCCCTTAGAGCAGAGCCTGTAGAAGATATTTCTCCCCTTAGAGCAGAGCCTGTAGAAAATCTTTCTCCCCTTAGGGCAGAGCCTGTAGAAGATCTTTCTCCCCTTAGAGCAGAGCCTGTAGAAGACATTTCTCCCCTTAGAGCAGAGCCTGTAGAATATATTTCTCCCCTTAGAGCAGAGCCTGTAGAAGATATTTCTCCCCTTAGGGCAGAGCCTGTAGAAGATCTTTCTCCCCTTAGGGCGGAGCCTGTAGAAGATTCTATTACAGCTACACCAGCTGCCCCAGTTACCCCTGAACTGCCCTCTGACACAACCATAGCTACACCAGCTGCAGTTGAAGGAGAAGTTGCACCTGCAGCTGAGACAGAATCTGCCACAACGTCTGCATTTGCCCCAGGAGACGCCCTATCTCCCTTGAAGGAAACTACAGTTGCCCCTGTAACAGAGGAGGAGGTAACCGTTTTAACTTTCACCCCAGAACTTTCCTCAGAACAAGATCTTGTTGACCTGGAAGTAACCCTGAAAGTTGCCCCAGTAGTAGTCACAACTGTCCCAGTAGAAGCTGAAGTTACCCCAGTAGAGGTCACAactgccccagtagagttggaAATTGCCCCTATAGCGGTCATAACTGCCCCTGTAGAAGCTGCAGTTGCCCCAGTAGAGGTCACAATTCCCCATGTAGGAGTTAATGTTGCCCCAGTAGAGGTGGAAGTTCTCCCAGTTGAGGTCACTACCGCTCCTGTACAGACTGATATTGCCCCAACAGCACCCACAGCTCCACTTGCATTAGAAATGATTGTTGCCCCAGTAAAATACACAACTTCCCCTGTAGCAGCTGAAGTTTCCCCTGTAGAGATCGCAATTGCCTCTGTAGAAGCTGAAGTTGCCCCTGTAGAGGTCACAATTGCCCCAGTAGAAGCTGAAGTTGCCCTGGTAGAGATGGAAGTTGCCCCAGTAGAGGTCACAATTGCCTCTGTAGAAGCTGAAGTTGCCCCAGTAGAGGTCACAATTGCCTCTGTAGAAGCTGAAGTTGCCCCAGTAGAGGTCACAATTACCCCAGTAGAAGCTGAAGTTGCCCTGGTAGAGGTCACAATTGCCCCAGTAAAAGCCGAAGTTGCCCGTGTAGAGGTCACAATTGCCCCAGTAGAAGCTGAAGTTGCCCTGGTAGAGGTGGAAGTTGCCCCAGTAGAGGTCACAATTCCCCATGTAGGAGTTAATGTTGCCCCAGTAGAGGTGGAAGTTCTCCCAGTTGAGGTCACTACCGCTCCTGTACAGACTGATATTGCCCCAACAGCACCCACAGCTCCACTTGCTTTAGAAATGATTGTTGCCCCAGTAAAATACACAACTGCCCCTGTAGCAGCTGAAGTTTCCCCTGTAGAGATCACAATTGCCTCTGTAGAAGCTGAAGTTGCCCCTGTAGAGGTCACAATTGCCCCAGTAGAAGCTGAAGTTGCCCTGGTAGAGATGGAAGTTGCCCCAGTAGAGGTCACAATTGCCTCTGTAGAAGCTGAAGTTGCCCCAGTAGAGGTCACAATTACCCCAGTAGAAGCTGAAGTTGCCCTGGTAGAGGTCACAATTGCCCCAGTAAAAGCCGAAGTTGCCCGTGTAGAGGTCACAATTGCCCCAGTAGAAGCTGAAGTTGCCCTGGTAGAGGTGGAAGTTGTCCCAGTATATGTCACAATTCCCCATGTAGGAGCTAATGTTGCCCCAGTAGAGGTGGAAGTTCTCCCAATTGAGGTCACTACCGCTCCTGTACAGACTGAAGTTGCCCCAGTAGAGGTCACAGCTGCCCCTATAGCAGCTGAAGTTGCACCAGTAGAGATCACAATTGCCCCAGTAGATGCTGAAGTTGCCCTGGTAGAGGTTGAAGTTGCCCCAGTAAAGGTCACAATTGCCCCAGTAGAAGCTGAAGTTGCCCCTGTAGAGGTCACAATTGCCCCA GTGGAAGTTGCCCCAGTAGATGTCACAATTGCCCCAGTAGAAGCTAAAGTTGCCCTGGTAGAGGTGGAAGTTGCCCCAGTAGAGGTCACAATTGCCCCAGTAGATGCTGAAGATGCTCCAATAGACATCACAACTACCCCTGTAGAAGTGGAAGTTGCCCCAGTAGAGTACACAACTGCCCCAGAAGAGCCTATAGCCACCCCTCCTGTAGAGAGAATTTCCACAACAACAGACTCACCTGTAGAGGTCATCAGTGGAGCACCAGTCACCTCTGCTATTGGACAGGACCTGGCAGTTGAGGCTGCTATTGGCCAGCAGATGGCAGCTGAGGCTGTTACTGAGCTAGAGCCTGCAGCTAAAATTGCCATTGGCCAACTGCAGGCAGCTGATAGTGCTCTTGGCCAACAGTTGGAAGAAACTGAGGTTGCTATTGGCCAGGAGCTAGAAGAAACACAGGTTGCTATTGGCCAGGAGCTAGAAGAAACACAGGTTGCTACTGGCCAGGAGCTGGCATCGGATGTTGCTATTGAGCCTGAGCTGGCAGGTGTGGCTGCTATCGGCCAGGTGGCCCCAGTTCCAGAGACAGTAGACCCTGAAGACTCTGTGATGCTGGGACCATGTGATGGAGAACCAGGGGACTCTGGAGACCAAGACACTGctgagg ACGGTCTGGACCCGGTTCAGAAGATCTTCCTGGACAAGATCAGAGAGTACTCCACCAGGAGCCA AGCTTGTGGGGGTCTGGTGGAGGCAGGGATAGAGTATGAGAAAGCCCtgtcagaggagagagtgaagctCCAGCGTCTGTTTGGGGGAGGAGACCTCAGCCAGTTCCCAGAGTTCTCCTTCCcag ATCCCCCTCTAGATGAGGTGTCCCCTAAATAA